In Polaribacter sp. L3A8, a genomic segment contains:
- a CDS encoding S41 family peptidase, producing MIKFNLSKKTILVLLVGTLFLSFSFKSKFFEVAKQIEIYNTLFKELNMYYIDEINPAELTNSAIKNTLKDLDPYTNFYNEQDVEDAKIRREGEYGGIGVTVYYLKNGIQINEVYKGYAADKAGLKAGDVIISVDGQSVKNMEREQLSMLIKGTPNSTFSVTLERQGNTIQKEITRDKVVLNPVPFSKMIDKETGYIVLTRFNNKASSEVKKAFRALKTAGMKKLVFDLRGNPGGSLSESLNICNFFLPKGKTLVTTKAKIKKWSNIYKSKNEPLDLEIPIVVLVNGRSASASEIVSGSLQDYDRAVIMGQRSFGKGLVQRYRKLTYGTQLKLTISKYYTPSGRCIQELDYANRDKDGNVPKFSDTGINEFKTANGRKVYDGGGVLPDVVIKTSEKTAATENLLSSMAVFNFVTKYYYNHPQIESEINFDFKEAGFTDFTDYLKVDTTFVTKQEKLFKEAYKASEGKNISKEYSQIKEKLFKDKVDEISKNKDILKSVIKEEILKRYYYEEGVYIHNLKNDLVIKEAVNLLFNQDKYKQLLSAK from the coding sequence ATGATAAAGTTTAATCTTTCAAAAAAAACGATTCTTGTTCTTTTAGTCGGAACTCTTTTTTTGTCGTTTTCATTTAAATCTAAATTTTTTGAAGTTGCAAAGCAAATAGAAATTTACAATACGTTATTTAAGGAATTAAATATGTATTATATTGATGAAATTAATCCTGCAGAATTAACAAATAGTGCAATTAAAAATACATTGAAGGATTTAGATCCGTATACCAATTTTTATAATGAGCAAGATGTAGAAGATGCTAAAATTAGAAGAGAAGGTGAGTATGGAGGTATTGGGGTTACGGTGTATTATTTAAAAAATGGAATTCAAATTAACGAAGTTTATAAAGGATACGCTGCAGATAAAGCAGGACTAAAAGCAGGAGATGTTATTATTTCAGTTGATGGGCAGTCTGTAAAAAATATGGAAAGAGAACAGCTTTCTATGTTGATAAAAGGAACGCCAAACAGTACGTTTTCTGTTACATTAGAAAGGCAAGGTAATACTATTCAGAAAGAAATTACTAGAGATAAAGTGGTTTTAAACCCAGTTCCGTTTTCTAAAATGATTGATAAAGAAACAGGGTATATTGTTTTAACACGTTTTAATAACAAAGCATCATCCGAAGTAAAAAAAGCATTTAGAGCATTAAAAACAGCAGGAATGAAAAAGTTGGTTTTCGATTTAAGAGGAAATCCTGGAGGTTCATTATCTGAGTCTTTAAATATTTGTAACTTTTTTTTACCAAAAGGGAAAACACTTGTTACCACAAAAGCAAAAATTAAAAAATGGAGTAACATTTATAAAAGTAAAAATGAACCTTTAGATTTAGAAATTCCTATTGTGGTTTTGGTAAACGGTCGTTCTGCTTCTGCCTCTGAAATAGTAAGTGGTTCTTTACAAGATTATGATAGAGCTGTAATTATGGGGCAACGTTCTTTTGGAAAAGGATTAGTGCAACGTTATAGAAAACTAACGTATGGTACACAGTTAAAATTAACAATTTCTAAATATTATACACCAAGTGGTAGATGCATTCAAGAATTAGATTATGCCAATAGAGATAAAGATGGTAATGTGCCTAAGTTTTCAGATACAGGTATTAATGAGTTTAAAACGGCAAATGGTAGAAAGGTGTATGACGGAGGTGGTGTTTTACCAGATGTAGTTATTAAAACCTCTGAAAAAACAGCAGCAACTGAAAATTTATTAAGTTCTATGGCTGTTTTTAATTTTGTAACAAAGTATTATTATAATCATCCACAAATAGAAAGTGAAATTAATTTTGACTTTAAAGAAGCAGGTTTTACAGACTTTACCGATTATTTAAAAGTAGATACTACGTTTGTTACAAAACAAGAAAAACTGTTTAAAGAAGCTTACAAGGCATCAGAAGGAAAAAATATTTCTAAAGAGTATAGCCAAATTAAAGAGAAATTATTTAAAGATAAGGTTGATGAAATATCTAAAAATAAAGATATTTTAAAAAGCGTTATTAAAGAAGAAATATTAAAAAGATATTATTATGAAGAGGGTGTTTATATCCATAATTTAAAGAACGATTTGGTTATAAAAGAAGCCGTTAATTTATTGTTTAACCAAGATAAATATAAGCAACTATTATCCGCTAAATAA
- the rnpA gene encoding ribonuclease P protein component, whose product MKHTLGKEERLKSKKLIERLYTERNSVKAFPLRMIFLQTEHTSNFPAQVGVSVPKRNFKSAVDRNRLKRLMRESYRLQKEIVYNNLEKPYIFMISYIGKEACNYDEMFLKMEKLLTRFADETKNINNDKV is encoded by the coding sequence ATGAAGCATACCCTAGGAAAAGAAGAACGTTTAAAAAGCAAAAAGCTAATAGAAAGGTTGTATACGGAGAGAAATTCTGTAAAAGCGTTTCCTCTTAGAATGATTTTTTTACAAACAGAACATACATCAAATTTTCCTGCTCAGGTTGGTGTTTCTGTTCCAAAACGAAACTTTAAGTCTGCTGTAGATAGAAATCGATTGAAACGATTAATGCGAGAATCTTATCGTTTGCAAAAAGAAATTGTGTACAATAATTTAGAAAAACCGTATATTTTTATGATTTCGTATATTGGAAAAGAAGCATGTAACTATGATGAAATGTTCTTAAAAATGGAAAAATTGTTAACTCGGTTTGCAGACGAAACCAAAAATATAAATAATGATAAAGTTTAA